Part of the Ignavibacterium album JCM 16511 genome, AATCCAAAACCAACTTTTTTTGTTTCTCCATTTGCTTTTGTGTACAAAATATAGTTTGAACTGTCAGTTTCTCCTCCGGCAAAATCAATATAATCTTTAACTGAAAGTCCTGGTGTATATTTATATAATCCAGGGTTATTTACTTCGCCAGTTACTAAAATACTATTTGGTTTTTTAGGAATTGAAATAACATCTCCGCTCTTTAAAAATACATCGAGCTCTTCATCATAATCATTCCACAATTCTTCAGCATTGACTACCAGTCTTTGGTTACCACGATTAAATACAGTTCCATATAAGAAAGCCTCTTCAGTTGGACCACCAGCTTTTTTTAATAATTCATATAATGTTTCTGATTTCTTTTCAAGAGCATAAACTCCTGGTAAAATTACTTCTCCTTCAATTCTAACAATTCTTTGATTTTCATATTCGGGATTCTTTCTTACTACAACGATATCTTTATGCTTAAGAATAAATTTTTCACTGCTTTTACTATCTCTATCCAGCAATAGAGGTAATTCAACTTTGAATGATTCAGAAATTCTGTTTCCGGAATAACCGCTTTCATTTACTCTATTAACATATACTTCAGTTCGTAGAGCTTCTTCAGTAAATCCACCTGCCTGAAGTATCAAATCCATTGGAGTCATTCCAGTACTTAGAATGTATTTGCCTGGCGATTTTACTTCTCCCTCAATTGTTACAAATTTATCAAGAACTTTTTCAACATCAGCTTTATAAACCAAAACTCTGTCGCCAGGTTCAAGTTTCATATCGAACGATCTGTCTTTCAACACATCCTCAAGATTGAAAGGAATAATTCTGGTTGTAACGCCATCCGGGTTGAATCTGATAAGATCAGCGCGCTGAAGAAAGGCTTTACCTCTGAAAAATGGATCTTGCAAACCACCAGCTCTGAATACCAGATCATATAATGTCAAACTATCAGCATAAGGAAGTGTTATCGGATTTTTAACATATCCTGAAATTGAGACATTTTTTTTATCAACCAAATCATAAATAGAATAAATTTTAATATTGTCTCTCGGTTGCAGTTCAAGATCTTTCTCTGAAGGATTAGACATCAAATCAAGCAGATCTATTGATATGAAAACTTTTGATTCATCTAACTTCGTTCTAATTATATCAGCTTTCCCATAATAGGTTTCAGGTAACAGACCACCGGCTTTTTTAATTAGCTCAGATAAAGTTTTATTGCTTTTTATATCATACTTCCCAGGGAAATAAACTGCACCTTCAATAGAAACGAAATTAACTTCCTTATCTATAATGGGAAATACAGTAATCTCATCATCATTATAAAGCTGATAATCTGATTCTTTATTTAACACTTTAGACAAATCA contains:
- a CDS encoding SLBB domain-containing protein, whose translation is MKIFFKIVILTIIAFTSLLLSQTQQQIEQFLKSKGVNSENDLKKLLAEENISETQAREIANYYGMNYDEFVSKYLKDVSIEPKKIEVNQIDYKKLNTTNDTVFAKPNVENIQNVNTSNLSETNKSLSDKKYFGYNLFENIPASFEPAEIGPIDPGYLIGPGDILRLSVWGATEFQYQLEVDAQGNIFIPTAGQVFVSGTSYETLQKKLTIYLSKFYEGLMSDPPTTFLDVSLTKLRPIRIFVTGEVKNPGGYNISSFATVFNALYAVGGPLVTGSLREIKVIRNNKVITTVDLYDYLLKGQLINDVRLQNNDMVFIPPRKKSVSINGEVFRPAIYELKESENLQKLIEYCGGLKSSAYIKRIQIKRVRPFNLRTDDPYDIEYLDIDLSKVLNKESDYQLYNDDEITVFPIIDKEVNFVSIEGAVYFPGKYDIKSNKTLSELIKKAGGLLPETYYGKADIIRTKLDESKVFISIDLLDLMSNPSEKDLELQPRDNIKIYSIYDLVDKKNVSISGYVKNPITLPYADSLTLYDLVFRAGGLQDPFFRGKAFLQRADLIRFNPDGVTTRIIPFNLEDVLKDRSFDMKLEPGDRVLVYKADVEKVLDKFVTIEGEVKSPGKYILSTGMTPMDLILQAGGFTEEALRTEVYVNRVNESGYSGNRISESFKVELPLLLDRDSKSSEKFILKHKDIVVVRKNPEYENQRIVRIEGEVILPGVYALEKKSETLYELLKKAGGPTEEAFLYGTVFNRGNQRLVVNAEELWNDYDEELDVFLKSGDVISIPKKPNSILVTGEVNNPGLYKYTPGLSVKDYIDFAGGETDSSNYILYTKANGETKKVGFGFFSSNPTVYDGSVINVIKKAPEPPSETTFDVGATIKDVLSVIVSAVTIIVLAKQL